A section of the Verrucomicrobium sp. GAS474 genome encodes:
- a CDS encoding CerR family C-terminal domain-containing protein has translation MKLASPKETQKQAKEKIVAAAGEVFAERGFRDATVREITARAGVNVAAVNYYFRDKEELYHSVLREAKSKCADMIEPNAPGTAEKRFRDFVHRFVSHLLDPNRPDWHMRVITQEMINPTSGLAILVDELTGPVFRRLCELIDEIVGKRMPETELHLLAGSVLGQCLFHRRSRAMIERLAPELCADPDQVAKIADHIVRFSLAALGANVPASRAKTASRA, from the coding sequence ATGAAGTTGGCATCGCCGAAGGAAACGCAGAAACAGGCGAAGGAGAAGATCGTCGCCGCCGCCGGGGAAGTCTTCGCCGAGCGCGGGTTCCGGGACGCCACGGTGCGGGAGATCACCGCCCGGGCCGGGGTCAATGTCGCCGCGGTGAACTACTATTTCCGCGACAAGGAGGAGCTTTACCATTCCGTCCTCCGCGAGGCGAAGTCGAAATGCGCCGACATGATCGAGCCGAACGCCCCCGGGACGGCCGAGAAACGGTTCCGGGACTTCGTCCACCGCTTCGTGAGCCACCTCCTCGACCCGAACCGGCCCGATTGGCACATGCGGGTCATCACGCAGGAGATGATCAACCCGACCTCGGGCCTCGCCATCCTGGTCGACGAATTGACCGGGCCGGTTTTCCGCCGCCTCTGCGAGCTGATCGATGAAATCGTCGGGAAGCGGATGCCCGAGACCGAGCTGCATCTCCTGGCCGGCAGCGTCCTCGGCCAGTGCCTCTTTCATCGCCGCAGCCGGGCGATGATCGAGCGGCTGGCTCCCGAACTTTGCGCCGATCCCGATCAGGTCGCGAAAATCGCCGACCACATCGTCCGTTTTTCCCTCGCGGCATTGGGTGCCAACGTTCCCGCGTCCCGCGCCAAAACCGCTTCCCGAGCCTAA
- a CDS encoding lipid-A-disaccharide synthase N-terminal domain-containing protein — protein MLLSFHFFGHPVTVTGWKLVGYCGTLIFAGRWVVQLIASRKAGHPVVPPAFWYMSAAGSLMVLAYFTFGKNDSVGILGNLFPAFIGFYNLSLALRHKKKKAAEAVR, from the coding sequence ATGCTCCTTTCCTTCCACTTCTTCGGCCACCCGGTGACGGTGACGGGATGGAAGCTCGTCGGCTACTGCGGCACCCTCATCTTCGCCGGGCGGTGGGTCGTCCAGCTCATCGCCTCCCGGAAGGCGGGCCATCCGGTGGTGCCGCCCGCGTTCTGGTACATGAGCGCGGCGGGGAGCCTCATGGTCCTGGCCTACTTCACCTTCGGGAAGAACGACTCGGTCGGCATCCTCGGGAATCTCTTCCCGGCCTTCATCGGGTTCTACAATCTCTCCCTCGCCCTGCGGCACAAGAAAAAGAAGGCAGCCGAAGCGGTTCGTTAG
- the trmFO gene encoding methylenetetrahydrofolate--tRNA-(uracil(54)-C(5))-methyltransferase (FADH(2)-oxidizing) TrmFO: MSSPVHVIGAGLAGSEAAWQLAERGHRVVLSEMRPVVPTPAHLTDRFAELVCSNSLGSDLPDRAGGLLHAEMRLLGSFILQCAETARVPAGNALAVDRDRFAEEVTNRLSAHPLIEIRREEVQAVPQEGVVVVASGPLTSAPLAASIKAITGSDALYFYDAIAPIVEHDSLDLSICFRSSRYNKGLGGDGAEGDYLNCPLNREEYRAFVDALKTAERMPLRDFEKEDEQFFESCLPIEILASRGDDALAFGPMRPVGLEDPRTGRRPHAVLQLRQDNLAGSLYNLVGFQTNIKWGEQERILRMIPGLGKAEFIRLGQMHRNTFINSPTLLESGLFLRTRPDLFFAGQIVGVEGYAGNAATGLLAGINAALRIEGKEALVLHPDTMLGALCHYITHAEPKHFQPMKANFGILPELPAEGRPRDKQLRGAAYSRRALTRMEGLAAGIALSSSPAHPAASNA, translated from the coding sequence ATGTCTTCCCCCGTCCACGTCATCGGCGCGGGCCTCGCCGGTTCCGAGGCTGCCTGGCAGCTCGCCGAGCGCGGGCACCGCGTCGTCCTGAGCGAGATGCGCCCCGTCGTCCCGACCCCCGCCCATCTCACCGACCGCTTCGCCGAACTCGTCTGCAGCAACTCCCTCGGCTCCGACCTCCCCGACCGGGCGGGCGGCCTCCTCCATGCGGAAATGCGGCTCCTCGGCTCCTTCATCCTCCAGTGCGCCGAGACCGCCCGCGTCCCCGCCGGGAACGCCCTCGCCGTCGACCGGGACCGCTTTGCCGAGGAGGTCACGAACCGTCTCTCCGCCCATCCCCTCATCGAGATCCGCCGCGAGGAAGTGCAGGCCGTCCCGCAGGAAGGCGTCGTCGTCGTCGCCAGCGGCCCCCTCACCAGCGCCCCCCTCGCCGCCTCGATCAAGGCGATCACCGGAAGCGACGCCCTCTACTTCTACGACGCCATCGCCCCCATCGTGGAGCACGACTCCCTCGACCTCTCGATCTGCTTCCGCTCCTCCCGCTACAACAAAGGACTTGGAGGAGATGGGGCCGAGGGCGATTACCTCAACTGTCCGTTGAACCGCGAGGAATACCGCGCCTTCGTCGACGCCCTGAAGACGGCGGAACGGATGCCCCTCCGCGACTTCGAGAAGGAGGACGAGCAATTCTTCGAGAGCTGCCTCCCCATCGAGATCCTCGCCTCGCGCGGCGACGACGCCCTCGCCTTCGGCCCGATGCGCCCCGTCGGCCTGGAGGATCCCCGCACCGGACGCCGCCCCCATGCCGTCCTCCAGCTCCGGCAGGACAACCTCGCGGGGTCGCTCTACAACCTCGTCGGATTCCAGACGAACATCAAGTGGGGCGAGCAGGAACGGATCCTCCGCATGATCCCCGGCCTGGGGAAGGCCGAATTCATCCGCCTCGGCCAGATGCACCGGAATACCTTCATCAACTCCCCCACCCTCCTCGAATCGGGCCTCTTCCTGCGGACGCGTCCCGATCTCTTCTTCGCCGGGCAGATCGTCGGCGTCGAGGGTTATGCCGGGAACGCCGCGACCGGCCTCCTCGCCGGGATCAACGCGGCCCTGCGGATCGAGGGGAAGGAGGCCCTCGTCCTCCATCCCGATACGATGCTCGGCGCCCTCTGCCACTACATCACCCACGCGGAGCCGAAACACTTCCAGCCGATGAAGGCGAACTTCGGCATCCTGCCGGAACTCCCCGCCGAGGGCCGCCCCCGGGACAAGCAATTGCGCGGGGCCGCCTACAGCCGCCGCGCCCTGACGCGGATGGAAGGCTTGGCCGCCGGGATCGCCCTCTCCTCCTCGCCCGCCCACCCCGCCGCCTCAAACGCCTGA
- a CDS encoding TetR/AcrR family transcriptional regulator gives MKRSIQNIEKKPRSRGRPRAFDREAALDRAMELFWERGFEGTSLDSLTEAMGISTSSLYATFGDKERLFQAAIERYSAGPGAYHPRILREEPTARAAMARLFSTLAQELTRTDQPLGCMVSLAVVQASPAASPVRQALAAYRTGARQRMVEKLREGIASGELPEATDAESLAQFFWGVIQGMGAQARDGASRDDLERMGRYALQAFEAAGWAGEEERAIPAAKPSIRVRARRL, from the coding sequence ATGAAACGATCGATCCAAAATATCGAAAAGAAGCCCCGGAGCCGGGGTCGTCCCCGGGCGTTCGACCGGGAAGCGGCCCTCGACCGGGCGATGGAACTCTTCTGGGAGCGGGGCTTCGAGGGGACCTCCCTCGACAGCCTGACCGAGGCGATGGGGATCAGCACGTCGAGCCTCTATGCCACCTTCGGCGACAAGGAGAGGCTGTTCCAGGCCGCCATCGAGCGTTATTCCGCCGGGCCGGGGGCCTATCACCCCCGCATCCTGCGGGAGGAGCCGACGGCGCGCGCCGCCATGGCGCGGCTTTTCTCGACCCTGGCGCAGGAATTGACCCGGACCGACCAGCCCCTCGGCTGCATGGTCTCGCTCGCCGTCGTCCAGGCCTCGCCTGCGGCGTCGCCGGTGCGGCAGGCGCTGGCCGCCTACCGGACGGGGGCACGACAGCGGATGGTCGAGAAGCTCCGCGAGGGGATCGCCTCGGGAGAGCTTCCCGAGGCGACCGACGCCGAGTCGCTGGCCCAGTTCTTCTGGGGCGTGATCCAGGGCATGGGAGCCCAGGCGCGGGACGGGGCGAGCCGGGACGACCTGGAGCGGATGGGCCGCTATGCCCTTCAGGCGTTTGAGGCGGCGGGGTGGGCGGGCGAGGAGGAGAGGGCGATCCCGGCGGCCAAGCCTTCCATCCGCGTCAGGGCGCGGCGGCTGTAG
- a CDS encoding SDR family oxidoreductase has protein sequence MSNRLKDKVALVTGASSGIGRDTAKLFAAEGAKVVVGARRESELATLVAEIEAAGGQAVALAGDVKSEAYAQALVALALEKYGRLDVAFNNAGTLGELGPTIGVSEAGWNDTLAVNLTSAFLGAKHQIPELIKAGGGSLIFTSTFVGHTRSFPGVAAYAASKAGLIGLTQTLAVEYGAQKIRVNAVLPGAIDTPMFREKNDTPEAQSGLANMHALKRVGQPEELAKAVLFLASDDSSFVTGTASLVDGGLSVQ, from the coding sequence ATGAGCAACAGACTGAAAGACAAAGTGGCCCTCGTCACCGGGGCCAGCTCCGGCATCGGCCGGGATACCGCCAAACTCTTCGCCGCCGAAGGGGCGAAGGTGGTCGTCGGCGCGCGCCGGGAAAGCGAACTCGCCACCCTGGTCGCCGAGATCGAGGCGGCGGGCGGCCAGGCCGTCGCCCTCGCCGGGGACGTGAAGTCGGAAGCCTACGCGCAGGCCCTGGTCGCCCTCGCCCTCGAGAAATACGGCCGCCTCGACGTCGCCTTCAACAACGCCGGAACCCTCGGCGAGCTGGGGCCGACCATCGGGGTTTCCGAAGCGGGCTGGAACGACACCCTCGCCGTCAACCTCACCAGCGCCTTCCTCGGGGCGAAGCACCAGATTCCCGAGCTGATCAAGGCCGGAGGCGGCTCCCTCATCTTCACCTCGACCTTCGTCGGCCACACCCGCTCCTTCCCCGGCGTGGCAGCCTACGCGGCGAGCAAGGCCGGGCTGATCGGCCTGACGCAGACCCTCGCCGTCGAATACGGGGCTCAGAAGATCCGGGTGAACGCCGTCCTCCCCGGCGCGATCGACACCCCGATGTTCCGCGAGAAGAACGACACCCCCGAAGCCCAGTCGGGCCTCGCGAACATGCACGCGCTGAAGCGGGTCGGGCAGCCCGAGGAGCTGGCCAAGGCGGTCCTCTTCCTCGCCTCGGATGATTCCTCCTTCGTCACCGGCACCGCCTCGCTGGTCGACGGCGGCCTCTCCGTCCAGTAA
- the ispG gene encoding (E)-4-hydroxy-3-methylbut-2-enyl-diphosphate synthase encodes MKHTPHPYRYQRRLTREVLVGGIGFGAANPIRVQSMITCDTMDTAKSVGQTTDLANAGCSLVRITAPTVKDAANLQNIKAELAAKGINVPIVADIHFKPEAAMEAAKWVDKIRINPGNFADKKKFNVRDYTDEQYAEEIARIEECFEPLVRLCQERKIAMRIGTNHGSLADRLMNRYGDSPQGMVESALEYARAARKFGYNDFVFSMKSSNPKVMIGAYRLLVATLDSLGPDWNYPIHLGVTEAGDGEDGRIKSAIGIGALLADGIGDTLRVSLTEDSIREIPVGRALAAQVAKLAALPPLPDSPALSFDPFTYTRRASKTIKVGDFALGGGETIRVVVPEKNFNLLASANETFGDIAPEIVYEKSGVIEVDLTDAKAFEFLEKEEEPRFVTIKDGTPYAPIAAFRYLAAKIPARHAILLKDTFNPPAEGTQPDPLEALLTAATTIGALLCDGIGDAILVRGEPGAGGALRLSYNILQASGNRIFKTDYVACPSCGRTLFDLQTTTAKIRAATNHLKGVKIAVMGCIVNGPGEMADADFGYVGGAPSKINLYINKTPVKFNIPEAEAVDRLVDLIKENGRWVDPAPTPAKV; translated from the coding sequence ATGAAGCACACTCCCCATCCCTATCGTTATCAGCGCCGCCTCACCCGCGAGGTCCTCGTCGGCGGAATCGGCTTCGGCGCGGCGAACCCGATCCGGGTCCAGTCGATGATCACCTGCGATACGATGGACACGGCGAAGTCGGTCGGCCAGACCACCGACCTCGCGAACGCCGGCTGTTCCCTCGTCCGCATCACCGCGCCGACGGTGAAGGACGCCGCCAATCTCCAGAACATCAAGGCGGAGCTCGCCGCGAAGGGGATCAACGTCCCGATCGTCGCCGACATCCATTTCAAGCCCGAGGCCGCGATGGAGGCCGCGAAGTGGGTCGACAAGATCCGCATCAACCCCGGCAACTTCGCCGACAAGAAGAAGTTCAACGTCCGCGACTACACCGACGAGCAGTACGCCGAGGAGATCGCCCGGATCGAGGAATGCTTCGAGCCCCTCGTCCGCCTCTGCCAGGAGCGGAAGATCGCCATGCGGATCGGGACGAACCACGGCTCCCTCGCCGACCGGCTCATGAACCGCTACGGCGATTCCCCGCAGGGGATGGTCGAGAGCGCCCTCGAATACGCCCGCGCCGCCCGGAAGTTCGGCTACAATGACTTCGTCTTCTCGATGAAGTCGTCGAACCCGAAGGTGATGATCGGGGCTTACCGCCTCCTCGTCGCGACCCTCGATTCCCTCGGGCCCGACTGGAACTACCCGATCCACCTCGGCGTCACCGAGGCGGGCGACGGCGAGGACGGTCGCATCAAGAGCGCCATCGGCATCGGCGCGTTGCTGGCCGACGGCATCGGCGATACTCTCCGCGTTTCCCTCACCGAGGACAGCATCCGGGAGATCCCTGTCGGCCGGGCCCTCGCGGCCCAGGTGGCGAAGCTCGCCGCGCTCCCTCCGCTCCCCGATTCCCCCGCGCTCTCCTTCGATCCCTTCACCTACACCCGCCGCGCCTCGAAGACGATCAAGGTCGGCGACTTCGCCCTCGGCGGCGGGGAGACGATCCGCGTCGTCGTCCCGGAGAAGAATTTCAACCTCCTCGCCTCGGCGAACGAGACCTTCGGCGACATCGCGCCCGAGATCGTCTACGAGAAGTCGGGCGTCATCGAGGTCGACCTGACCGACGCGAAGGCCTTCGAGTTCCTCGAGAAGGAAGAGGAGCCCCGCTTCGTCACGATCAAGGACGGTACCCCCTACGCTCCCATCGCCGCCTTCCGCTACCTGGCGGCGAAGATCCCGGCCCGCCACGCGATCCTCCTGAAGGACACCTTCAACCCGCCCGCCGAAGGAACCCAGCCCGACCCGCTGGAGGCTCTCCTTACTGCGGCGACGACGATTGGCGCCCTCCTCTGCGACGGCATCGGCGACGCGATCCTCGTCCGGGGCGAGCCGGGCGCGGGCGGCGCGCTGCGCCTCTCCTACAACATCCTCCAGGCCTCGGGGAACCGGATCTTCAAGACCGACTACGTCGCCTGTCCCTCGTGCGGGCGGACGCTCTTCGACCTCCAGACGACGACGGCCAAGATCCGCGCGGCGACGAACCACCTGAAGGGAGTGAAGATCGCCGTCATGGGCTGCATCGTGAATGGCCCCGGCGAGATGGCCGACGCCGATTTCGGCTACGTCGGCGGCGCGCCGAGCAAGATCAACCTCTACATCAACAAGACCCCGGTGAAGTTCAATATTCCCGAGGCCGAGGCTGTCGACCGCCTCGTCGACCTGATCAAGGAGAACGGCCGCTGGGTCGATCCGGCGCCGACGCCCGCCAAGGTCTAA
- the rseP gene encoding RIP metalloprotease RseP yields MGRFTFRFWLKIAIALALAAGVAWYFRTAQPLVVLAEVLLSFNLFIFVHELGHFLAAKWRGLVIERFALWFGKPLWKKRIGGVDWILGSIPAGGYVALPQMAPMEAIEGGGAGGDIARENLPPISVLDKAIVAFAGPLFSMGLALVFSCLVWAVGRPLGEGDSTTVVGYVEENSPASRAGLQAGDKILSIDGHPVDRFSGMKATSITWRIVSSEGETIAFEVARPGQAAPLRFDVVPEIPKGSVFQRKALRQIEIWPAITPIVAKVFPGGPAARAGIRANDEVVSVNGERLFSTAALGGYMAAHPGELRLVVVRGGEKQPQTISMTPEIPVGQKEYRIGLVWDPHGKMGLIFPTPLEQVRDTVDSMKNTLGSVFSPKSGIGAQHLSGPIGILRYLYILFVSQDGWRLVLWFSVFLNINLAIMNLLPIPILDGGHIVMAVIEAIRRRPLSLRTLEFVNSACAAVVIGFLAYVTFFDLQDLPWKRHAKEAAPSEMKFAPEPAAAPATPSAPAQPKP; encoded by the coding sequence ATGGGACGCTTCACTTTCCGTTTTTGGCTCAAGATCGCCATCGCCCTGGCGCTGGCCGCCGGGGTGGCTTGGTATTTCCGCACCGCCCAGCCCCTCGTCGTGCTGGCGGAGGTGCTGCTCTCCTTCAACCTCTTCATCTTCGTCCACGAGCTCGGCCACTTCCTCGCCGCGAAGTGGCGGGGGCTGGTGATCGAGCGGTTCGCCCTCTGGTTCGGCAAGCCGCTCTGGAAGAAGCGGATCGGCGGGGTTGACTGGATCCTCGGCTCGATCCCGGCGGGCGGCTACGTCGCCCTGCCGCAGATGGCCCCGATGGAAGCGATCGAAGGGGGTGGCGCCGGCGGCGATATCGCCCGCGAGAACCTTCCCCCGATCTCGGTCCTCGACAAGGCGATCGTCGCCTTTGCCGGGCCGCTCTTCAGCATGGGGCTCGCGCTCGTCTTCTCCTGCCTCGTCTGGGCCGTCGGACGTCCCCTCGGCGAGGGCGACAGCACGACGGTGGTCGGCTACGTCGAGGAAAACTCCCCGGCCTCCCGCGCCGGGTTGCAGGCGGGGGACAAGATCCTCTCGATCGACGGCCACCCGGTCGACCGCTTCTCCGGGATGAAGGCGACGTCGATCACGTGGCGGATCGTCAGCAGCGAGGGGGAGACGATCGCCTTCGAGGTCGCCCGCCCCGGGCAGGCCGCCCCGCTCCGCTTCGACGTCGTTCCCGAGATCCCGAAGGGGAGCGTCTTCCAGCGGAAGGCGCTCCGGCAGATCGAAATCTGGCCCGCGATCACTCCCATCGTGGCGAAGGTCTTCCCCGGCGGCCCCGCCGCCCGGGCCGGCATCCGGGCGAACGACGAGGTCGTCTCCGTCAACGGCGAGCGCCTCTTCTCGACGGCGGCGCTCGGCGGTTACATGGCGGCCCATCCCGGGGAACTCCGCCTCGTCGTCGTGCGGGGAGGGGAGAAGCAGCCCCAGACGATCTCGATGACGCCGGAGATCCCCGTCGGGCAGAAGGAATACCGGATCGGCCTCGTCTGGGACCCGCACGGCAAGATGGGACTCATCTTCCCGACGCCGCTGGAACAGGTCCGGGATACGGTCGACTCGATGAAGAACACCCTCGGTTCGGTCTTCTCGCCGAAGTCGGGCATCGGGGCGCAGCACCTCAGCGGACCGATCGGCATCCTCCGTTACCTCTACATCCTCTTCGTCTCGCAGGACGGCTGGCGGCTGGTCCTCTGGTTCAGCGTCTTCCTCAACATCAACCTCGCGATCATGAACCTCCTCCCGATCCCGATCCTCGACGGCGGCCACATCGTGATGGCCGTCATCGAGGCGATCCGCCGGAGGCCGCTCTCCCTGCGGACACTCGAGTTCGTGAACTCGGCCTGCGCCGCCGTCGTCATCGGCTTCCTCGCCTACGTCACCTTCTTCGACCTCCAGGACCTGCCTTGGAAGCGGCACGCGAAGGAGGCCGCCCCCTCGGAGATGAAGTTCGCCCCGGAGCCCGCAGCCGCCCCCGCGACCCCTTCCGCGCCCGCGCAACCTAAGCCTTGA
- a CDS encoding 1-deoxy-D-xylulose-5-phosphate reductoisomerase gives MRKKVLILGSTGSIGLSALKVARDLPDRMEVVGLAAASSAKVLAEQAREFRPKAVALFNEAGLPELKAGLPVGTECYAGAEGLIKLVEVTGADMVLVAIVGTQGLHPALAAIEAGKELAVASKEILVMAGAIVTEAAKRKNVPILPVDSEHNAIFQCLHGETPKHVRRLILTASGGPFRKTAKEALREVTLEQALKHPTWTMGRKITIDSATMFNKGLEMIEAKWLFDVPMSQVDVVVHPQSIVHSLVEFVDGSQLAQLSHSDMCFPIQYAITYPARLPNSLRPLNLAEVGSLAFEAPDADRFPALRLARQAGEACGTLPSVFNAANEVAVDAFVARTIRFDEIPACVEAVMDRHTLVSTPSLDALIAADGWARQAAAEWVRVEAGGYAALQSLAKA, from the coding sequence ATGCGTAAGAAAGTTCTCATCCTCGGCTCGACCGGTTCGATCGGCCTGAGCGCCCTCAAGGTGGCCCGCGATCTGCCCGACCGGATGGAGGTCGTCGGCCTCGCCGCCGCCAGCTCCGCGAAGGTCCTGGCCGAGCAGGCCCGGGAATTCCGCCCGAAGGCCGTCGCCCTCTTCAACGAGGCCGGTCTCCCCGAACTCAAGGCCGGTCTCCCCGTCGGGACCGAGTGCTATGCCGGGGCCGAAGGGTTGATCAAACTGGTCGAGGTCACGGGGGCCGACATGGTCCTCGTCGCCATCGTCGGGACCCAGGGCCTCCATCCCGCGCTGGCCGCCATCGAGGCGGGCAAGGAACTCGCCGTCGCCAGCAAGGAAATCCTCGTCATGGCCGGGGCCATCGTCACCGAGGCGGCGAAGCGGAAGAACGTCCCGATCCTCCCCGTCGACAGCGAGCACAACGCGATCTTCCAGTGCCTCCACGGAGAGACCCCGAAGCATGTCCGCCGCCTCATCCTCACCGCCTCGGGCGGTCCCTTCCGCAAGACGGCGAAGGAAGCCCTCCGCGAGGTCACCCTCGAGCAGGCACTGAAGCATCCCACCTGGACGATGGGCCGGAAGATCACGATCGATTCGGCGACGATGTTCAACAAGGGCCTCGAGATGATCGAGGCGAAGTGGCTCTTCGACGTCCCGATGTCGCAGGTCGACGTCGTCGTCCATCCGCAGAGCATCGTCCATTCCCTCGTCGAGTTCGTCGACGGCTCGCAGCTCGCCCAGCTCAGCCATTCCGACATGTGCTTCCCGATCCAGTACGCGATCACCTACCCGGCGCGGCTGCCGAACAGCCTCCGCCCGCTGAACCTCGCCGAGGTCGGCTCCCTCGCCTTCGAGGCCCCCGATGCCGACCGCTTCCCGGCCCTCCGCCTCGCGCGGCAGGCGGGCGAGGCCTGCGGCACGCTGCCGTCGGTCTTCAACGCGGCGAACGAGGTCGCCGTCGACGCCTTCGTCGCCCGGACGATCCGCTTCGACGAGATCCCGGCCTGCGTCGAGGCGGTGATGGACCGCCACACGCTCGTTTCGACCCCCTCGCTCGACGCCCTCATCGCCGCCGACGGCTGGGCCCGGCAGGCGGCCGCCGAATGGGTCCGCGTCGAGGCGGGCGGGTACGCCGCCCTCCAATCCCTGGCCAAGGCCTGA
- a CDS encoding CDP-archaeol synthase — protein sequence MGVSRSVLLRRGFSTLLLWGIVLWILLSGSKLWPMVLLSVSGLLAQWEFYQIQREKKLRVFRRWGVFCGLLLYVGCGIILIGAPRYIARIDLLEQAIFVLLTIGVLVRVVLSKEAFETPIVTVALTLLGFFYIPFLFTFFARLAFWPGATYQTAFILFYLLAVTKFCDAGAFVAGSLAGKHKMIPRISPGKTWEGFAGGVALSVVISVLLIHYFPKGLPDFGLWDGVCLGTLLALASVVGDLAESVVKRDAQIKDSGRFIPGIGGALDLIDSILFTAPVFYFYVQFRVGFAW from the coding sequence ATGGGAGTTTCCCGTTCCGTCCTTCTCCGCCGCGGCTTCTCGACGCTCCTCCTCTGGGGCATCGTCCTCTGGATTCTGCTCTCGGGCTCGAAGCTCTGGCCGATGGTTCTTCTCTCCGTCTCGGGCCTCCTGGCCCAGTGGGAGTTCTATCAGATCCAGCGGGAGAAGAAGCTCCGCGTCTTCCGGCGCTGGGGGGTCTTCTGCGGCCTCCTGCTCTACGTCGGCTGCGGCATCATCCTGATCGGCGCGCCCCGATACATCGCCCGGATCGACCTGCTGGAACAGGCGATCTTCGTCCTCCTGACCATCGGCGTCCTCGTCCGCGTCGTCCTCTCCAAGGAGGCCTTCGAGACCCCCATCGTCACCGTTGCGCTGACCCTCCTCGGCTTCTTCTACATCCCGTTCCTCTTCACCTTCTTCGCCCGCCTCGCCTTCTGGCCGGGGGCGACCTACCAGACGGCGTTCATCCTCTTCTACCTCCTGGCGGTGACGAAGTTCTGCGACGCCGGGGCCTTCGTTGCCGGGAGCCTGGCGGGGAAGCACAAGATGATCCCCCGGATCAGCCCCGGGAAGACGTGGGAAGGGTTTGCCGGAGGGGTCGCCCTCTCGGTCGTCATCAGCGTCCTCCTGATCCATTATTTCCCGAAAGGCCTCCCCGATTTCGGCCTCTGGGACGGGGTTTGCCTCGGCACCCTGCTGGCTCTGGCGAGCGTCGTCGGCGACCTGGCCGAGTCGGTCGTGAAGCGGGACGCCCAAATCAAGGATTCGGGCCGGTTCATCCCCGGAATCGGCGGCGCCCTCGACCTGATCGACAGCATCCTTTTCACCGCCCCCGTCTTCTATTTTTACGTCCAGTTCCGGGTCGGATTTGCATGGTAA
- a CDS encoding isoprenyl transferase: MASAPEKSKIPRHVALIMDGNGRWARSRKMLRAMGHREGVESVREIVRVGSEVGVEFLTLYAFSVENWQRPAAEVATLMRFLESFLKNEVPELHRNNVRLHAIGRLNDLPKRVQAQLHKSIEATKENTGLTLILALSYGGRVEIVEAVRSLIREVQEGRLDAAQIDENAFSHHLYTRYYPDPDLLIRTSGEMRLSNFLLWQLSYTEIYVTKTLWPDFRRAEFLAALADYAGRQRRFGKV, translated from the coding sequence ATGGCATCCGCCCCCGAAAAGAGCAAGATCCCCCGCCACGTCGCCCTCATCATGGACGGCAACGGGCGGTGGGCCCGTTCGCGGAAGATGCTTCGGGCGATGGGCCACCGGGAGGGGGTCGAGTCGGTCCGGGAGATCGTCCGCGTCGGGAGCGAGGTCGGGGTCGAGTTCCTGACCCTCTACGCCTTCTCGGTCGAGAACTGGCAGCGGCCCGCCGCCGAGGTGGCGACCCTCATGCGGTTCCTCGAGTCGTTCCTGAAGAACGAGGTTCCCGAGCTCCACAGGAACAACGTCCGCCTTCACGCCATCGGCCGCCTGAACGATCTGCCGAAGCGGGTCCAGGCCCAGCTCCACAAGAGCATCGAGGCGACGAAGGAGAACACCGGCCTCACCCTCATCCTCGCCCTCAGCTACGGTGGACGGGTCGAGATCGTCGAGGCTGTCCGCTCCCTCATCCGGGAGGTCCAGGAAGGGCGTCTCGACGCGGCGCAGATCGACGAGAACGCCTTCAGCCACCATCTCTACACCCGCTACTACCCCGATCCCGACCTCCTGATCCGGACCAGCGGCGAGATGCGTCTCTCGAACTTCCTCCTCTGGCAGCTTTCCTACACCGAGATCTACGTCACGAAGACCCTCTGGCCCGATTTCCGCCGCGCGGAGTTCCTCGCCGCCCTCGCCGATTATGCGGGGAGACAACGGCGCTTCGGTAAGGTATAG